Proteins from a single region of Paenibacillus sp. BIHB 4019:
- a CDS encoding SDR family NAD(P)-dependent oxidoreductase, translating into MDKLYHYILKRATEGKIEKEDAIRMVTLLRQAQAEQEESRKEDIAIIGMASHIAGTDSSEEFWRQIASGVDLVGAFPKERSADIDGYLTHMLDEMGWELKYSPGAYMHDIASFDYSFFRITPNEAALMDPSQRIFLQTAWEAIEDAGYGGNKLVGSHTGVYVGYSSSSSYHSMILETEPESAATALTGNIAAMLPTRISYMLDLKGPTLILDTACSSSSVAIHLASKAIHNGDCKMAIAGGIRLNLLPIDNSGLKLGVEAVDGRTRTFDAEAEGAGWGEGSAAVLLKPLSQAVKDGDRIYAVIKGSAINQDGTSIGITAPNSAAQAEVLLKAWQDAGIDPETLSYIEVHGTATRLGDPLEIEGLYRAFRKHTNRKQFCAVSTVKTNVGHLYECAGIAGVIKAAMSLRHRKIPATAHFNRPNATIGFSDSPVYVNTQLREWEAGEHPRRAGISAFGLSGTNCHIVLEEYAPPQQSEHEDDVYAGLPHILAISAKSIAPLLGIVSGYEQYLNREAQIPLRDLCYTANTGRGHYAHRIAILFEDAADLMRKVALLADHSLDETIHDDIRYGRHKVVSGNKQVLAENEIKKPEHAELTRTAAEKVRQFIGTGKKDKQLLHDIGSLYVRGADVNWEELYQGEARCKTYAPTYAFEKQRCWLELNMPQRNGNDTAEASLHYAMQWRKCGRRPEPTGIEGAAIVFMDASGVGQTIAASLRESGRLVIEVKLAEDDGPFGCKANSSGEGYEIDGSKASYFQLMQALKDVPFGQIIHLLALDAHDASDTLETLKRRQASGAYSLFYLTKALVQAGIQQPLALHILTRNAVEATGAEKLLIPDHAPAYGMGKVIAKELSNVSCKYMDIEESVPLAQLIGELQANDVYGVALRNGDRYTEIFAELRDEQLEISRRLDLQEQGVYLITGGLGGIGLEVAKWFAAQSKVNLALISRTPLPPRSEWQAVLEGSAASDKLRKRLRIVKELERLGATVECISADAADYSAMEKVIAELKSKYGQIRGIVHGAGVSNDGPLADRGDDMFNAIYAPKVYGAWVLDALTQDQHLDFFIMFSSVATMFSAFGQGDYAAANAYLDAYAPYRQRRGGRTLTVNWTTWKETGMAFDGGHVFDTIFRTLPTELALEGFASLLQTGASRALIGQIHYDGAGAMLLERSGVACSDSIRKRIAAKKDSKRKQSGGSVQKKERSADGVVLLGREAGSYSELEQKLALCCKLVLGYEEIDIYDNFFEMGADSLVLMKLQGEIETHTFEAVTISDLFEYSTVVQLAEHLQKQSASRTPVRSSQYPPMQNAAIKPYYPASHAQKRMFLGFKREPQLTSANQFRVSVLNIRVEPERMELAVRRMIDRHEVLRTAVTSMDGEIVQVIREQVPFEMGYWEAEEAEAKDIINRFKQPFNLNEPPFFRLGLVKVEEEKYYLLYDAHHIITDGVSMEIFMRELVQLYKGESPPALPYQYKDYVEWQLSFMQTEQMKRQQLYWEETFAGEIPVLRLPTDQPRPEHFVFEGGIVMSLADRELTEKLKQQSSVSGATMYMLLLAAYAVLLSKYSAQDDLVIGSPVTGRPKREMDKILGMFINMLAMRVAPRKELTFLSCLEHIKASAVQAFDNQDYPLDELIHHLNVKRSANRHPLFDTVFIYQNVPVDERAIGHSIDEVYNLTDYELTLEAMEQGGKLRLRLEYNTRLYDRQTAERMLKDYLSILGTIAKQPDILLQNIELASGKTEEPLYEDDEEISFNF; encoded by the coding sequence ATGGATAAGCTTTACCACTATATTCTCAAGAGAGCTACCGAAGGAAAAATTGAAAAAGAAGATGCGATCCGCATGGTCACGCTGCTTAGGCAGGCGCAGGCAGAGCAGGAGGAGAGCCGCAAGGAGGACATCGCCATTATCGGGATGGCCTCCCATATTGCCGGCACTGACTCTTCGGAAGAGTTCTGGCGGCAAATCGCCTCCGGCGTTGATTTAGTAGGAGCTTTTCCGAAAGAGAGAAGCGCTGACATTGACGGCTACCTGACCCATATGCTGGATGAAATGGGCTGGGAATTAAAATATTCGCCGGGTGCGTATATGCACGATATAGCTTCCTTCGACTACAGCTTTTTCCGCATTACGCCTAACGAGGCCGCTCTGATGGATCCTTCCCAGCGCATCTTCTTGCAAACGGCCTGGGAGGCGATAGAGGATGCTGGCTATGGCGGGAATAAGCTTGTTGGAAGCCATACAGGCGTATACGTCGGCTACTCCAGCAGCTCGAGCTATCATTCCATGATATTGGAAACCGAGCCGGAATCAGCAGCAACGGCATTAACAGGCAACATTGCCGCCATGCTTCCGACGAGAATTTCCTACATGCTTGATTTGAAGGGGCCAACGCTCATTTTGGATACAGCCTGCTCTTCCTCGTCGGTTGCGATTCATCTAGCCAGCAAAGCTATTCATAACGGCGATTGCAAAATGGCGATTGCAGGCGGCATCAGGCTTAATCTTCTGCCGATCGATAACTCGGGCCTCAAGCTGGGCGTTGAAGCGGTGGACGGACGAACACGGACGTTTGACGCAGAGGCCGAAGGTGCTGGCTGGGGAGAGGGCAGTGCTGCTGTTTTGCTCAAACCGCTTAGCCAAGCCGTTAAGGATGGGGACCGGATATATGCTGTTATAAAAGGGAGTGCCATTAATCAGGACGGCACTTCGATCGGTATAACCGCTCCCAATTCGGCTGCCCAGGCTGAGGTTCTGCTTAAGGCGTGGCAGGACGCAGGCATTGATCCAGAGACGTTGTCTTACATTGAGGTGCATGGAACAGCAACGAGGCTTGGCGATCCGCTCGAAATTGAAGGGCTGTACAGGGCGTTCCGAAAGCATACGAACCGCAAGCAATTTTGCGCAGTCAGCACCGTTAAGACGAACGTGGGCCATTTGTACGAATGCGCCGGCATTGCCGGTGTCATCAAAGCCGCTATGTCGTTAAGGCATCGCAAAATACCGGCTACGGCCCATTTCAACCGCCCTAATGCAACGATTGGCTTTAGCGATTCGCCAGTCTATGTCAACACCCAATTGCGGGAGTGGGAGGCTGGAGAGCATCCACGCAGAGCGGGCATCAGCGCCTTCGGCCTGAGTGGAACCAATTGCCATATCGTTCTGGAGGAGTATGCTCCGCCGCAGCAGTCGGAGCACGAAGACGATGTATACGCTGGGCTGCCTCATATCCTTGCGATATCGGCCAAAAGCATCGCGCCGCTGCTTGGAATCGTATCTGGCTACGAGCAGTACTTAAACCGTGAAGCGCAAATTCCGCTGCGGGATTTATGCTATACGGCTAACACCGGCCGGGGGCATTATGCGCACCGCATTGCCATCCTTTTCGAGGATGCCGCCGACCTAATGCGCAAAGTGGCTCTGTTAGCAGACCATTCTCTTGATGAAACCATTCATGATGATATCCGCTATGGCAGGCATAAGGTCGTCTCCGGCAATAAGCAGGTTCTGGCTGAAAATGAAATTAAAAAGCCGGAGCATGCGGAGCTGACCCGCACCGCTGCCGAGAAGGTCCGGCAATTTATCGGCACCGGAAAAAAGGACAAGCAGCTGCTTCATGACATTGGAAGCCTGTATGTCCGCGGCGCGGATGTCAATTGGGAGGAGCTGTATCAAGGCGAGGCCCGCTGCAAAACGTATGCGCCAACCTACGCCTTTGAGAAGCAACGCTGCTGGCTTGAGCTCAATATGCCGCAGCGGAACGGCAATGATACTGCTGAAGCTTCGCTGCACTACGCCATGCAGTGGCGCAAGTGCGGCAGAAGGCCTGAACCAACCGGCATTGAAGGAGCCGCCATCGTATTTATGGATGCGTCGGGAGTCGGGCAGACCATTGCTGCATCCTTGCGGGAAAGCGGCAGGCTCGTTATCGAGGTGAAGCTTGCAGAGGATGATGGACCCTTTGGCTGCAAAGCAAATTCTAGCGGCGAAGGATACGAGATTGACGGTTCCAAGGCAAGCTATTTCCAGCTTATGCAAGCATTGAAGGATGTGCCGTTTGGCCAAATCATTCATCTTTTGGCGCTGGACGCACATGATGCCAGCGATACGCTGGAGACGCTTAAACGGCGGCAGGCAAGCGGTGCCTACAGTTTGTTTTATTTGACAAAAGCGCTGGTGCAGGCGGGAATTCAGCAGCCGCTTGCGCTGCATATCCTCACTAGAAATGCTGTAGAAGCTACCGGCGCAGAGAAGCTGCTTATACCCGATCATGCTCCTGCTTACGGCATGGGCAAGGTTATAGCCAAGGAGCTCTCAAATGTGTCATGCAAATATATGGATATAGAGGAATCGGTTCCGCTTGCGCAGCTTATCGGAGAGCTTCAGGCGAATGACGTGTACGGTGTCGCGCTTCGAAATGGTGATAGATATACGGAAATATTTGCTGAGCTGCGGGACGAACAGTTAGAAATCAGCCGCCGCTTGGATTTGCAGGAGCAAGGGGTATACCTGATTACAGGCGGCTTAGGCGGCATTGGGCTGGAAGTGGCAAAGTGGTTTGCAGCTCAGAGCAAGGTCAATTTGGCTTTGATTAGTCGTACTCCGCTGCCGCCGCGCTCGGAATGGCAAGCTGTTCTAGAAGGCAGCGCGGCTTCAGACAAGCTTAGAAAGCGGCTTCGCATAGTGAAGGAGCTGGAGAGGCTTGGCGCGACGGTAGAATGCATCAGTGCCGATGCAGCCGACTATAGTGCTATGGAGAAGGTCATTGCTGAATTGAAAAGCAAGTATGGGCAAATACGGGGCATCGTGCACGGTGCGGGCGTCTCGAATGACGGGCCGCTTGCTGACAGAGGCGATGATATGTTCAATGCCATCTACGCTCCGAAGGTGTACGGCGCATGGGTGCTAGATGCGCTTACGCAAGACCAGCACCTTGATTTCTTTATTATGTTCTCGTCGGTCGCGACCATGTTCAGTGCTTTCGGACAGGGGGATTACGCGGCAGCCAACGCCTATTTGGATGCTTATGCTCCTTATCGGCAAAGAAGAGGCGGGCGCACGCTTACTGTGAACTGGACGACGTGGAAAGAGACCGGGATGGCCTTTGATGGCGGGCACGTATTCGATACGATTTTCAGGACGCTGCCGACCGAGCTAGCGCTTGAAGGCTTCGCTTCCTTGCTGCAAACCGGTGCAAGCAGAGCGCTAATAGGACAAATCCACTACGATGGCGCAGGTGCTATGCTGCTTGAACGCTCCGGTGTAGCTTGCTCCGATTCGATTCGGAAGCGGATTGCGGCGAAGAAAGACAGCAAGCGGAAGCAAAGCGGCGGCAGTGTGCAGAAGAAGGAACGCAGCGCGGATGGCGTTGTCCTGCTTGGCCGGGAGGCCGGCAGCTACTCTGAGCTGGAGCAGAAGCTTGCCTTATGCTGCAAGCTTGTCCTCGGCTATGAGGAGATCGACATCTATGACAATTTCTTTGAAATGGGTGCAGATTCACTCGTATTAATGAAGCTCCAGGGCGAGATTGAGACGCATACGTTCGAAGCAGTGACGATCAGCGATCTATTCGAATATTCGACTGTCGTTCAATTGGCGGAGCATTTACAAAAGCAATCCGCCAGTCGGACCCCCGTCCGCTCGAGCCAGTATCCGCCAATGCAGAATGCAGCTATTAAGCCGTACTATCCAGCATCCCATGCCCAGAAGCGCATGTTCCTTGGGTTTAAACGGGAGCCGCAGCTCACTAGCGCCAATCAGTTCAGAGTTTCAGTGCTGAACATCCGGGTGGAGCCCGAGCGGATGGAGCTGGCTGTGCGCCGCATGATTGACCGGCATGAGGTGCTGCGAACGGCTGTTACGAGCATGGATGGGGAAATTGTCCAAGTGATCAGGGAGCAAGTCCCATTCGAGATGGGCTATTGGGAAGCAGAAGAGGCAGAGGCGAAAGACATTATTAATCGGTTCAAGCAGCCGTTTAATTTGAATGAACCGCCGTTTTTCCGGCTTGGCCTCGTGAAGGTCGAGGAGGAAAAATATTATCTGCTGTACGATGCCCACCACATTATTACGGACGGCGTATCCATGGAAATTTTTATGCGGGAGCTTGTCCAGCTGTACAAAGGTGAATCGCCGCCTGCCCTGCCGTACCAGTACAAGGATTATGTGGAATGGCAGCTCTCCTTCATGCAGACGGAGCAAATGAAGCGCCAGCAGCTTTACTGGGAAGAGACGTTTGCGGGCGAAATCCCTGTGCTGCGGCTGCCGACAGATCAGCCAAGGCCCGAGCATTTTGTTTTTGAGGGCGGTATCGTCATGAGCTTGGCTGACCGTGAGCTGACGGAAAAGCTGAAACAGCAGTCAAGCGTATCCGGAGCGACGATGTATATGCTGCTGCTCGCCGCTTATGCCGTGCTGCTGTCCAAGTATTCTGCACAAGACGACCTGGTCATCGGATCACCGGTTACGGGACGGCCAAAGCGGGAAATGGACAAAATTCTCGGCATGTTCATCAATATGCTGGCGATGCGGGTGGCTCCCCGTAAGGAACTGACCTTCTTAAGCTGTTTGGAGCATATAAAAGCAAGCGCAGTGCAAGCTTTCGACAATCAGGATTATCCGCTTGACGAGCTGATCCATCATTTGAACGTAAAGCGAAGCGCGAACCGCCACCCGCTGTTCGATACGGTGTTTATTTATCAAAATGTTCCTGTTGATGAAAGGGCGATTGGCCATTCTATCGATGAAGTTTATAATCTGACCGATTATGAACTGACGCTGGAGGCTATGGAGCAGGGCGGAAAGCTTCGGCTGAGGCTGGAGTACAACACGCGGCTGTATGATCGGCAGACAGCGGAGCGAATGCTGAAGGATTACTTGAGCATTCTTGGGACTATCGCCAAGCAGCCCGATATCCTTCTGCAGAACATTGAACTGGCCAGCGGTAAAACCGAGGAGCCGTTATATGAGGATGATGAGGAAATCTCCTTTAATTTTTAG